One region of Oryza glaberrima chromosome 7, OglaRS2, whole genome shotgun sequence genomic DNA includes:
- the LOC127780896 gene encoding low molecular mass early light-inducible protein HV60, chloroplastic-like codes for MAVATMALSSSFAAAAAGSAPWRGVVAAGRAAVGFPPRRRAAALVVRAQAEPEVEPTKEEAATSSPPTPTPSPAAAAPRAKPAAAPRAKPAASTGLWDVLAFSGPAPERINGRLAMVGFVSALAVEASRGGGLLEQAGSGGGLAWFAATAAVLSAASLVPLLRGESAEARSGGVMSADAELWNGRFAMLGLVALAFTEFLTGSPLVNV; via the exons ATGGCAGTTGCTACCATGGCGCTGagctcctccttcgccgccgccgccgctggtagCGCGCCATGGCGtggtgtcgtcgccgccggccgcgccgcggtTGGCTTcccgcctcgccgtcgtgcTGCCGCGCTCGTCGTCAGGGCCCAGGCCGAG CCGGAGGTGGAGCCgacgaaggaggaggcggcgacgtcgtcgccaccgactccgactccgagccccgcggcggcggcgcccagggcgaagccggcggcggcgcccagggcgaagccggcggcgagcacggggCTGTGGGACGTGCTGGCGTTCAGCgggccggcgccggagcggaTCAACGGGCGGCTGGCGATGGTGGGGTTCGTGTCGGCGCTCGCCGTGGAGgcgtcgcgcggcggcgggctcctggAGCAGGCCGGCAGCGGGGGCGGGCTCGCGTggttcgccgccaccgccgccgtgctctcCGCGGCGTCGCTGGTGCCGCTGCTCCGCGGCGAGAGTGCGgaggcgaggagcggcggcgtgatgagcgccgacgccgagctcTGGAACGGCCGCTTCGCCATGCTCGGCCTCGTCGCGCTCGCCTTCACCGAGTTCCTCACCGGCTCGCCGCTCGTCAACgtctaa
- the LOC127780897 gene encoding low molecular mass early light-inducible protein HV60, chloroplastic-like, with translation MAAATMALSSSFAAVAAAAGGAPWRAAVRFPPRRRVALVVRAQAEPEVEPTKEETATSSSPTPSPAAAAPRAKPAASTGLWDVLAFSGPAPERINGRLAMVGFVSALAVEASRGGGLLEQAGSGGGLAWFAATAAVLSAASLVPLLRGESAEARSGGVMSADAELWNGRFAMLGLVALAFTEFLTGSPFVNV, from the exons ATGGCGGCCGCTACCATGGCGCTGAGCagctccttcgccgccgtcgcagccgccgctgGTGGCGCGCCATGGCGCGCCGCGGTACGCTTCCCGCCTCGCCGGCGTGTTGCGCTCGTCGTCAGGGCCCAGGCCGAG CCGGAGGTGGAGCCGACGAAGGAGGAGACGGCTACGTCGTCGTCACCGACTCcgagccccgcggcggcggcgcccagggcgaagccggcggcgagcacggggCTGTGGGACGTGCTGGCGTTCAGCgggccggcgccggagcggaTCAACGGGCGGCTGGCGATGGTGGGGTTCGTGTCGGCGCTCGCCGTGGAGGCGTCGCGGGGCGGCGGGCTCCTGGAGCAGGCCGGCAGCGGGGGCGGGCTCGCGTggttcgccgccaccgccgccgtgctctcCGCGGCGTCGCTGGTGCCGCTGCTCCGCGGCGAGAGCGCGgaggcgaggagcggcggcgtgatgagcgccgacgccgagctcTGGAACGGCCGCTTCGCCATGCTCGGCCTCGTCGCCCTCGCCTTCACCGAGTTCCTCACCGGCTCGCCCTTCGTGAACGTCTAA
- the LOC127780933 gene encoding ruvB-like protein 1: MRIEEVQSTTKKQRIATHTHIKGLGLDANGAAIGLAAGFVGQGAAREAAGLVVDMIRQKKMAGRALLLAGPPATGKTALALGISQELGSKVPFCPMVGSEVYSSEVKKTEVLMENFRRAIGLRIKENKEVYEGEVTELSPEEAESTTGGYGKSISHVIIGLKTVKGTKQLKLDPTIYDALIKEKVSVGDVIYIEANSGAVKRVGRCDAFATEYDLEAEEYVPIPKGEVHKKKEIVQDVTLHDLDAANAQPQGGQDILSLMGQMMKPRKTEITEKLRQEINKVVNRYIDEGIAELVPGVLFIDEVHMLDIECFSYLNRALESPLSPIVILATNRGICNVRGTDMTSPHGIPVDLLDRLVIIRTETYGPTEMIQILAIRAQVEEIDIDEESLAFLGEIGQQTSLRHAIQLLSPASVVAKANGREKISKADLEEVSALYLDAKSSARLLQEQQERYIT; encoded by the exons atgaggatCGAGGAGGTGCAGTCGACGACGAAGAAGCAGAGGATCGCGACGCACACCCACATAAAGGGCCTCGGCCTCGAC GCGAATGGGGCCGCGATAGGGTTGGCGGCGGGGTTCGTGGGGCAgggggcggcgagggaggcTGCCGGGCTGGTGGTCGACATGATTCGCCAGAAGAAGATGGCCGGGCGCGCGCTGCTTCTCGccggcccgcccgccaccggcAAGACGGCTCTCGCTCTCGGCATCTCCCAGGAGCTCGGTAGTAAG GTCCCTTTCTGTCCTATGGTAGGATCAGAAGTGTATTCCTCAGAGGTCAAGAAAACTGAGGTGCTAATGGAGAATTTCCGTAGAGCTATAGGTTTGcgtataaaagaaaataaagaggtCTACGAAGGAGAG GTTACTGAACTTTCCCCAGAAGAGGCTGAGAGTACAACAGGTGGATATGGAAAAAGCATTAGCCATGTAATCATAGGTCTGAAGACTGTAAAAGGGACTAAGCAACTGAAGCTAGATCCTACAATTTATGATGCTTTAATAAAGGAAAAG GTGTCAGTGGGTGATGTTATATACATTGAAGCTAATAGTGGTGCGGTCAAAAGAGTTGGTAGATGTGATGCTTTTGCTACAGAATACGATCTTGAAGCTGAGGAGTATGTTCCAATTCCCAAAGGGGAGGTCCATAAGAAGAAGGAAATAGTGCAG GATGTTACGCTTCATGATCTTGATGCTGCAAATGCTCAACCACAAGGAGGCCAAGATATTTTGTCCCTTATGGGACAGATGATGAAGCCACGGAAAACTGAAATCACTGAGAAGCTACGACAAGAAATCAATAAG GTGGTTAACAGATATATTGATGAAGGAATTGCTGAGCTTGTACCTGGTGTTCTGTTCATTGACGAG GTCCACATGTTAGACATTGAATGCTTCTCTTATCTTAATCGTGCTTTGGAGAGCCCATTATCACCAATTGTGATACTTGCTACGAACAGAGGAATATGTAACGTAAG AGGAACTGATATGACAAGTCCACATGGTATACCAGTTGATCTTCTAGACAGATTGGTGATTATTCGAACAGAAACATATGGTCCCACTGAGATGATCCAG ATACTTGCTATTAGAGCGCAGGTGGAAGAGATTGACATTGATGAAGAAAGTCTCGCATTTTTAGGAGAGATTGGACAACAGACATCTTTGAG GCATGCTATTCAGTTGCTATCGCCAGCCAGTGTAGTTGCAAAGGCTAATGGGAGAGAGAAGATCAGCAAG GCCGATCTTGAGGAAGTCAGTGCTCTGTATTTGGACGCTAAATCATCGGCTCGTCTCCTTCAGGAGCAGCAAGAAAGATACATTACTTAA
- the LOC127780121 gene encoding pentatricopeptide repeat-containing protein At4g20740: MASPPPERAPAAEARRRRTTVYHGHRRPSPHRPTVRGGVFSDLRATTAASSQPRPPSSSSSSAPFRLADWDPSSSSSSTPSPSATAAARRLSPLARFLLDALRRHQRWGPPVVAELTKLRRVAPELVAEVLSARPPPPPPLALPFFLWAGRQKGFRHCFPAFHALASLLSAAGLPAAADQLPDLMRAHGKPVSHSQLNLLVRLHTGARRPLRALHALRRFRHEFSVQPEVHACNRVLGALAAAGHVDDTLKLFDEMSHCSVRPMPVTFAIMVRALARAGMTDKLLEMIGRMRAEVCRPDVFVYTALVKTMVRWGHMEGCTRVWEEMRRDHVDPDTMAYTTMIAGLCNAGMVEKAEELFGEMRRKGLLVDRMVYASLIDGYVSTGRVSDGCRVLKEMVDAGYRADLGIYNTLIGGLCEIEREDKAHKMFQIVVQEDLIPSSETVSPLLARYADKGEMVKFFGLVDKLVELSLPIVEILVDFLKLFACKSGNELKAVEVFNAFRRRGHYSVGIYNILIENLLKIKERKKALVLFEEMQSSDDCKPDSCTYSHMIPCFVDEGNIEEACSCYNLMMKAVWIPSISAYCALVKGLCKKGEINAAISLVKDCLGNVENGPMEFKYTLTILEACQSKSPEKVIKVVDEMIELGYSIEEIIYSAIIYGFCKYASSTEARKVLSTMRDRNIISEANYIVYEDMLNEHLKNVTADLVISGLKFLDLESKLKWRSRDD, encoded by the coding sequence atggcctcgccgccgccggagcgggcgccggcggcggaggctcgCCGGCGCAGGACGACGGTGTaccacggccaccgccgacCGTCTCCGCACCGCCCCACCGTCCGAGGCGGCGTATTCTCCGACctccgcgccaccaccgccgcctcctcccaaccgaggcctccctcctcctcctcctcctccgccccatTCCGCCTCGCCGACTgggacccctcctcctcctcctcctccacgccttCTCCttccgccaccgcggccgcccgccgcctctccccgctcGCGCGGTTCCTCCTCGacgcgctccgccgccaccagcgcTGGGGCCCGCCCGTCGTCGCGGAACTCACCAAGCTCCGCCGCGTGGCCCccgagctcgtcgccgaggTCCTcagcgctcgcccgccgccgcccccgccgctcgcGCTCCCGTTCTTCCTGTGGGCGGGACGGCAGAAGGGCTTCCGCCACTGCTTCCCGGCGTTCCACGCGCTCGCCTCGCTCCTCTCCGCCGCTGGGCTCCCCGCCGCGGCCGACCAGCTTCCCGACCTCATGCGAGCCCATGGCAAGCCGGTCTCGCATTCCCAGCTCAACCTCCTCGTCAGGCTCCACACCGGCGCGCGTCGCCCGCTCCGCGCGCTCCACGCCCTCCGCCGCTTCCGCCACGAGTTCTCCGTGCAGCCTGAGGTCCACGCCTGCAACCGCGTGCTGGGAGCGCTGGCTGCGGCTGGGCATGTTGATGATACCCTCAagctgttcgacgaaatgtcgCACTGCAGTGTGCGGCCTATGCCGGTGACATTCGCGATCATGGTGCGTGCGCTGGCGCGGGCGGGGATGACGGATAAACTCCTGGAGATGATTGGGAGGATGCGGGCTGAGGTGTGCAGACCGGATGTGTTTGTGTACACCGCACTGGTGAAGACGATGGTTCGCTGGGGGCATATGGAGGGTTGCACCAGGGTTTGGGAGGAGATGAGAAGGGATCATGTGGATCCAGATACAATGGCTTACACCACAATGATAGCTGGGCTATGCAATGCGGGAATGGTGGAGAAGGCAGAAGAATTGTTTGGGGAGATGAGGAGGAAGGGTTTGCTGGTGGACAGGATGGTGTATGCGTCTCTCATTGATGGGTATGTCTCCACAGGAAGGGTCAGCGATGGTTGTAGAGTGTTGAAAGAGATGGTGGATGCTGGTTACCGTGCAGACCTGGGGATCTATAACACACTGATTGGCGGGCTATGTGAGATAGAGCGGGAGGATAAAGCACACAAGATGTTTCAGATTGTCGTTCAGGAGGATCTAATACCAAGCTCCGAGACTGTTTCACCATTGCTGGCTCGTTATGCCGATAAGGGCGAGATGGTTAAGTTTTTTGGATTGGTTGATAAACTAGTGGAGCTAAGCTTGCCTATAGTTGAAATTTTAGTGGACTTCCTGAAGCTCTTTGCATGCAAGAGTGGCAATGAATTGAAGGCTGTGGAAGTTTTTAATGCTTTCAGAAGAAGGGGGCATTATAGTGTTGGCATTTATAACATTCTCATTGAGAATCTGCTGAAGATCAAGGAGAGGAAGAAAGCACTTGTGTTGTTCGAGGAAATGCAAAGTTCAGATGACTGCAAGCCGGACTCATGTACATATAGCCATATGATCCCATGTTTTGTGGACGAAGGAAATATTGAAGAGGCTTGCTCGTGCTACAACTTGATGATGAAGGCAGTTTGGATACCAAGCATTTCAGCCTATTGTGCTCTTGTGAAAGGGTTGTGCAAAAAAGGAGAGATAAATGCAGCTATTTCACTTGTTAAGGATTGTCTTGGGAATGTGGAAAATGGGCCAATGGAATTCAAGTACACCTTGACTATTCTTGAAGCTTGCCAATCAAAAAGCCCAGAGAAGGTCATCAAAGTGGTGGACGAAATGATTGAGTTAGGTTATTCCATAGAAGAAATTATATATTCTGCTATTATTTATGGTTTCTGCAAGTATGCAAGTTCAACTGAGGCAAGAAAAGTACTATCTACCATGAGAGATCGCAATATTATTTCAGAAGCCAATTATATTGTTTATGAGGATATGTTGAATGAGCATTTGAAGAATGTCACTGCAGATTTGGTGATATCTGGATTGAAATTTTTGGATCTTGAATCTAAATTAAAATGGAGAAGCAGAGATGATTGA
- the LOC127778983 gene encoding peptidyl-prolyl cis-trans isomerase CYP63-like isoform X1, with amino-acid sequence MPKAKKNPHVFFDIAIGGRAAERITFELFADVVPKTAENFRALCTGERGLGVSTQKPLYFKGTNMHRILKGFMAQGGDFSRGDGRGGESIYGAKFKDENFKLKHDQPGVLSMANAGPDSNGSQFFITFVPTPHLDGKHVVFGKVVTGMPLLKKLEAVGSDTGKPTCEVKIVDCGEVSDSQNQLKGEKEKKLRRTEDSSAAEKRVKTQKPPTHDKQKKKRKHYSSDSYSSDYSDTQSSDSGSESESYSSSSLDTSSSSDRRHKTRKSSKKDKHRSAKGKSKHKKTKRKSRGTKRKSKRSYRSSSDDSDSSKTGGSSSDSESEGRRTTRTKHSSKKADPDNTKTISLEKDSTLEDADKGKQTATLDNISNEGSKPSNTDGNGAGIRDDPGARARSSPIRADASLTKVDGNNGADTAEAGISRAEPVPTNGKDLAMGSTDNGQPQRVRKGRGFTQQYAFARRYRTPSPERSPVRSRYNDGRNDRWNHFNRYGRNGPYGARSPVRRYRGSPRASSPSRYPRRDRSRSRSRSPLRYRERGGYRRPSPRRSRSRSPAEHQRRDVRNRLRSGRDGGGPDHRNSSPPVNRGRSRSRSKSRDPSKSRSPDAPPAKKWSSKYNRRRSSSSRSSSPAGSKGLVSY; translated from the exons ATGCCCAAGGcgaagaagaaccctcatgtCTTCTTTGACATAGCGATCGGCGGACGCGCCGCTGAGAGGATCACATTTgag CTGTTTGCGGATGTCGTTCCGAAGACCGCGGAGAATTTCCGGGCTCTCTGCACGG GTGAGAGAGGCCTTGGAGTATCTACACAAAAGCCACTTTATTTTAAGGGAACAAACATGCATCGCATTCTGAAAGGTTTTATGGCTCAG GGTGGTGATTTTTCAAGAGGAGATG GACGTGGTGGAGAGAGCATATATGGTGCAAAATTTAAAG ATGAAAACTTCAAGTTAAAGCATGACCAACCTGGTGTTCTTTCCATGGCAAATGCTGGACCAGACAGTAATGGATCCCAGTTTTTTATAACATTCGTGCCAACACCACATCTTGATGG CAAACATGTGGTCTTTGGGAAGGTGGTCACTGGAATGCCCTTGCTGAAGAAGCTTGAAGCGGTAGGTTCTGATACCGGAAAGCCTACTTGTGAAGTGAAAATCGTGGACTGTGGTGAAGTCTCTGATTCCCAGAATCAGCTAAAGGGAGAGAAAG AAAAGAAGCTCAGAAGAACAGAAGACAGTTCTGCTGCTGAAAAAAGGGTCAAAACCCAAAAACCACCTACTCAtgataaacaaaagaaaaagagaaagcatTATTCTTCTGATTCCTATAGCTCAGATTATTCTGACACACAGTCCTCAGATAGTGGCTCGGAATCAGAATCATACTCTTCGTCATCATTGGATACTAGCTCATCCAGCGACCGCAGACACAAGACAAGAAAAAGTTCGAAGAAGGATAAACACAGGTCTGCAAAGGGGAAAAGCAAACACAAGAAGACTAAGAGAAAGAGTAGAGGAACAAAAAGGAAATCCAAACG AAGCTACAGGAGCTCAAGTGATGATTCAGATAGCTCAAAGACAGGCGGCAGCAGTTCTGACAGTGAAAGTGAAGGCCGTCGTACGACTCGTACCAAGCATTCCTCGAAGAAAG CAGATCCAGATAACACCAAAACTATAAGTTTGGAGAAAGATAGTACTTTGGAAGATGCAGATAAAGGCAAACAAACAGCTACCCTTGACAACATATCAAATGAAGGAAGCAAACCCTCAAACACAGATGGAAATGGGGCTGGTATCAG GGATGATCCTGGTGCGAGAGCTAGGAGCAGTCCTATTAGGGCTGATGCAAGTTTAACAAAAGTGGATGGCAACAATGGTGCTGATACTGCAGAGGCTGGTATATCTAGAGCTGAACCTGTGCCAACCAACGGTAAAGATTTAGCAATGGGCTCTACAGACAACGGACAGCCTCAACGTGTCAGGAAGGGGCGTGGTTTTACTCAACAATATGCATTTGCACGTCGATACAGGACACCATCTCCAGAGCGTTCCCCTGTTCGGTCTCGCTACAATGATGGAAGAAATGATAGGTGGAATCATTTTAATAG GTATGGAAGAAATGGTCCCTACGGTGCACGCTCTCCAGTAAGAAGATATCGTGGTTCCCCAAGAGCCAGTAGTCCGTCCAG ATACCCAAGGAGAGACCGTAGCAGGAGCAGGTCACGCAGTCCATTGAGGTACCGTGAGCGTGGAGGATATCGCCGCCCCAGTCCAaggcgcagccgcagccgcagcccaGCGGAGCACCAGAGGCGAGATGTAAGAAACAGGCTTCGATCAGGTCGGGATGGTGGTGGCCCTGATCACCGTAATAGCAGCCCTCCTGTCAATAGAGGAAGGTCAAGATCCAGGTCGAAGAGCCGTGATCCCTCGAAGTCCAGATCACCAGATGCTCCTCCTGCCAAAAAGTGGAGCTCAAAATATAACCGCAGGCGCAGCAGCAGTTCAAGATCCAGTAGCCCTGCTGGAAGTAAAGGCTTGGTTTCATACTGA
- the LOC127778983 gene encoding peptidyl-prolyl cis-trans isomerase CYP63-like isoform X2 gives MPKAKKNPHVFFDIAIGGRAAERITFELFADVVPKTAENFRALCTGERGLGVSTQKPLYFKGTNMHRILKGFMAQGGDFSRGDGRGGESIYGAKFKDENFKLKHDQPGVLSMANAGPDSNGSQFFITFVPTPHLDGKHVVFGKVVTGMPLLKKLEAVGSDTGKPTCEVKIVDCGEVSDSQNQLKGEKEKKLRRTEDSSAAEKRVKTQKPPTHDKQKKKRKHYSSDSYSSDYSDTQSSDSGSESESYSSSSLDTSSSSDRRHKTRKSSKKDKHRSAKGKSKHKKTKRKSRGTKRKSKRSYRSSSDDSDSSKTGGSSSDSESEGRRTTRTKHSSKKDPDNTKTISLEKDSTLEDADKGKQTATLDNISNEGSKPSNTDGNGAGIRDDPGARARSSPIRADASLTKVDGNNGADTAEAGISRAEPVPTNGKDLAMGSTDNGQPQRVRKGRGFTQQYAFARRYRTPSPERSPVRSRYNDGRNDRWNHFNRYGRNGPYGARSPVRRYRGSPRASSPSRYPRRDRSRSRSRSPLRYRERGGYRRPSPRRSRSRSPAEHQRRDVRNRLRSGRDGGGPDHRNSSPPVNRGRSRSRSKSRDPSKSRSPDAPPAKKWSSKYNRRRSSSSRSSSPAGSKGLVSY, from the exons ATGCCCAAGGcgaagaagaaccctcatgtCTTCTTTGACATAGCGATCGGCGGACGCGCCGCTGAGAGGATCACATTTgag CTGTTTGCGGATGTCGTTCCGAAGACCGCGGAGAATTTCCGGGCTCTCTGCACGG GTGAGAGAGGCCTTGGAGTATCTACACAAAAGCCACTTTATTTTAAGGGAACAAACATGCATCGCATTCTGAAAGGTTTTATGGCTCAG GGTGGTGATTTTTCAAGAGGAGATG GACGTGGTGGAGAGAGCATATATGGTGCAAAATTTAAAG ATGAAAACTTCAAGTTAAAGCATGACCAACCTGGTGTTCTTTCCATGGCAAATGCTGGACCAGACAGTAATGGATCCCAGTTTTTTATAACATTCGTGCCAACACCACATCTTGATGG CAAACATGTGGTCTTTGGGAAGGTGGTCACTGGAATGCCCTTGCTGAAGAAGCTTGAAGCGGTAGGTTCTGATACCGGAAAGCCTACTTGTGAAGTGAAAATCGTGGACTGTGGTGAAGTCTCTGATTCCCAGAATCAGCTAAAGGGAGAGAAAG AAAAGAAGCTCAGAAGAACAGAAGACAGTTCTGCTGCTGAAAAAAGGGTCAAAACCCAAAAACCACCTACTCAtgataaacaaaagaaaaagagaaagcatTATTCTTCTGATTCCTATAGCTCAGATTATTCTGACACACAGTCCTCAGATAGTGGCTCGGAATCAGAATCATACTCTTCGTCATCATTGGATACTAGCTCATCCAGCGACCGCAGACACAAGACAAGAAAAAGTTCGAAGAAGGATAAACACAGGTCTGCAAAGGGGAAAAGCAAACACAAGAAGACTAAGAGAAAGAGTAGAGGAACAAAAAGGAAATCCAAACG AAGCTACAGGAGCTCAAGTGATGATTCAGATAGCTCAAAGACAGGCGGCAGCAGTTCTGACAGTGAAAGTGAAGGCCGTCGTACGACTCGTACCAAGCATTCCTCGAAGAAAG ATCCAGATAACACCAAAACTATAAGTTTGGAGAAAGATAGTACTTTGGAAGATGCAGATAAAGGCAAACAAACAGCTACCCTTGACAACATATCAAATGAAGGAAGCAAACCCTCAAACACAGATGGAAATGGGGCTGGTATCAG GGATGATCCTGGTGCGAGAGCTAGGAGCAGTCCTATTAGGGCTGATGCAAGTTTAACAAAAGTGGATGGCAACAATGGTGCTGATACTGCAGAGGCTGGTATATCTAGAGCTGAACCTGTGCCAACCAACGGTAAAGATTTAGCAATGGGCTCTACAGACAACGGACAGCCTCAACGTGTCAGGAAGGGGCGTGGTTTTACTCAACAATATGCATTTGCACGTCGATACAGGACACCATCTCCAGAGCGTTCCCCTGTTCGGTCTCGCTACAATGATGGAAGAAATGATAGGTGGAATCATTTTAATAG GTATGGAAGAAATGGTCCCTACGGTGCACGCTCTCCAGTAAGAAGATATCGTGGTTCCCCAAGAGCCAGTAGTCCGTCCAG ATACCCAAGGAGAGACCGTAGCAGGAGCAGGTCACGCAGTCCATTGAGGTACCGTGAGCGTGGAGGATATCGCCGCCCCAGTCCAaggcgcagccgcagccgcagcccaGCGGAGCACCAGAGGCGAGATGTAAGAAACAGGCTTCGATCAGGTCGGGATGGTGGTGGCCCTGATCACCGTAATAGCAGCCCTCCTGTCAATAGAGGAAGGTCAAGATCCAGGTCGAAGAGCCGTGATCCCTCGAAGTCCAGATCACCAGATGCTCCTCCTGCCAAAAAGTGGAGCTCAAAATATAACCGCAGGCGCAGCAGCAGTTCAAGATCCAGTAGCCCTGCTGGAAGTAAAGGCTTGGTTTCATACTGA